In one Sphingomonas sp. AP4-R1 genomic region, the following are encoded:
- a CDS encoding HU family DNA-binding protein, translating into MNNADIADAVAASQGIPKTDAKKIVDAIFAAIGEAAAKGDEVSLAGFGKFKVKDQPERQGRNPATGAAITIAASKKLGFTPAKAIKDRLNG; encoded by the coding sequence ATGAACAACGCCGACATCGCAGACGCCGTGGCAGCCAGCCAGGGCATTCCGAAGACGGATGCGAAGAAGATCGTCGACGCCATATTTGCAGCGATTGGCGAAGCGGCCGCCAAGGGCGACGAGGTTTCGCTCGCCGGTTTCGGCAAGTTCAAGGTCAAGGACCAGCCCGAGCGGCAGGGTCGTAATCCGGCGACCGGTGCTGCGATCACCATCGCAGCGTCGAAAAAGCTGGGCTTCACACCAGCCAAGGCGATCAAGGACCGTCTGAACGGCTGA
- a CDS encoding DUF3072 domain-containing protein translates to MSNPMHNPKLDEHPGSNTEKDPVEWVSGDEPMTGAQASYLTTLSEEAGTELPPEDLSKADASIRIDALKEQLGRT, encoded by the coding sequence ATGTCAAATCCGATGCACAATCCCAAACTCGACGAGCATCCCGGATCGAATACCGAGAAGGATCCGGTGGAGTGGGTCTCGGGAGATGAGCCGATGACCGGCGCGCAGGCTTCCTATCTTACGACGCTCAGCGAGGAAGCAGGAACAGAATTGCCGCCGGAAGATCTTAGCAAGGCTGACGCCTCCATCCGGATCGATGCCCTCAAGGAACAGCTTGGGCGCACCTGA
- a CDS encoding AI-2E family transporter, producing MAIRSGRIESGGLIVFLTLITVALAMIVSSFAGALLWAALAALLFQPLFQRLLRRWPTRRNIAAAVTLLIISVAVVIPAVVIGSLVVDQAAGVYTQLRSGQIDFSLYFERVHGALPVRLQALLDSTGFGSLERAQTRISQALSESASMLARRAFLIGANAAGFLLAFGVGLYVAFFLLRDGDRIGPALEKALPLEHDVSRRLTERFVSVTRATVKGSGVVALVQGALGAATFWIVGLPAALLWGMLMTIAALLPAVGPAIIWAPVAVYLFATGAIWQAAIVIGSGVMIIGLADNILRPILVGRDTGIPDWLVLVTTLGGIELVGLSGIVVGPLTAALFITGWQILAEQRAKPMSLHDQP from the coding sequence ATGGCTATCCGTTCGGGGAGGATTGAGAGCGGCGGCCTGATCGTTTTCCTGACGCTCATCACCGTCGCGCTGGCCATGATTGTGTCGAGTTTTGCAGGCGCGCTGCTCTGGGCGGCCTTGGCTGCCCTCCTGTTCCAGCCACTCTTTCAGCGGCTCCTGCGCAGATGGCCGACCCGCCGCAACATCGCGGCTGCCGTAACCTTGCTCATTATCTCCGTGGCCGTGGTCATACCGGCTGTTGTGATCGGGAGCCTCGTGGTGGATCAGGCGGCAGGCGTCTACACGCAGCTCCGGAGCGGCCAGATCGATTTCTCGCTTTATTTCGAACGCGTCCACGGCGCTCTTCCCGTCCGTCTGCAAGCGTTGCTCGACAGTACCGGCTTCGGAAGCCTTGAGCGCGCGCAGACCAGGATCTCGCAGGCGCTGAGCGAGAGCGCGAGCATGCTTGCCCGCCGCGCGTTCCTGATCGGAGCCAATGCGGCGGGATTTCTCCTCGCCTTTGGTGTCGGTCTGTACGTGGCCTTTTTCCTCCTGCGGGATGGCGATCGCATCGGCCCCGCTCTGGAAAAGGCGCTACCGCTCGAACACGATGTTTCGCGGCGCCTGACGGAGCGATTTGTTTCCGTCACGCGCGCCACGGTCAAGGGATCGGGTGTCGTGGCACTCGTCCAGGGGGCGCTTGGCGCAGCGACCTTCTGGATCGTCGGGCTTCCGGCCGCTCTACTGTGGGGCATGTTGATGACGATCGCAGCCCTTCTTCCGGCGGTCGGTCCGGCGATCATCTGGGCCCCGGTCGCGGTCTATTTGTTTGCAACCGGCGCAATCTGGCAGGCGGCGATCGTGATCGGCTCCGGCGTGATGATCATCGGTCTGGCCGATAACATTCTTCGGCCGATCCTTGTCGGTCGCGACACGGGGATCCCCGATTGGCTCGTCCTCGTGACGACACTTGGCGGCATCGAACTCGTGGGCCTGAGCGGAATCGTGGTCGGCCCGCTGACAGCCGCTCTGTTCATCACGGGCTGGCAGATTCTGGCCGAGCAACGCGCAAAGCCTATGTCGCTCCACGACCAACCGTGA
- a CDS encoding conjugal transfer protein TraH, with product MVFRSPRLTFLQGGLTLALSIAGSAPAWSQGWAESWFDSATYTSPGSFEDQTRGYLTAGGMSGRVDVHNDYLMSLTLPKVKAGCGGIDMFLGGMSFLDPDYLVQKLESILQAAPAVAFQYLLETLDEKMGNIVSKMEAATNFLNSIQVNDCRLANRMVQIAKGDDNMSGIIEEMTGYKSVRAGFSKSFQQSRERIQANNNNPTEDLKDALANCPSEVTDIFRTGSLLAHAASRVGAGDWADVMRARVGDVYMRWNEADRVPLFSAIPACPRQDTESADDFLSGRVQRRALSVPGSGSDCTNDGGSGALALARARMETIATKIRTRVALTGDEKQFVANVGTLPVYRMLEWGVREGVSSSVIADTDELVALTLAYQMLDDLNRSIDFALSNAERGATTAGASDAANANICQTRILTKGIEQLRILREEVLRQRAQMRQSYLAALGSANLSASYSGLLRQRDRDARDAAGAAANREH from the coding sequence ATGGTTTTTCGATCGCCACGCCTGACGTTCCTCCAAGGCGGACTTACGCTCGCTCTGAGCATCGCCGGCAGCGCGCCGGCCTGGTCGCAAGGCTGGGCGGAAAGCTGGTTCGACAGCGCGACCTACACATCACCGGGCAGCTTCGAAGACCAGACAAGGGGTTATCTCACCGCCGGAGGAATGTCCGGTCGGGTGGACGTCCATAACGACTATCTGATGAGCCTGACGCTACCGAAGGTGAAAGCCGGCTGCGGCGGCATCGACATGTTTCTGGGTGGCATGTCGTTTCTCGACCCGGACTATCTCGTCCAGAAGCTGGAAAGCATCCTTCAGGCGGCTCCTGCCGTCGCCTTCCAATATCTGCTCGAAACCCTCGACGAAAAAATGGGAAACATCGTCTCGAAGATGGAGGCCGCCACCAACTTCCTGAACTCCATTCAGGTCAATGACTGTCGTCTCGCTAATAGAATGGTCCAGATCGCCAAGGGTGACGACAATATGTCGGGCATCATCGAGGAGATGACCGGATATAAATCGGTGCGCGCCGGCTTCTCGAAGAGCTTTCAGCAGAGCCGCGAGCGGATCCAGGCGAACAACAACAATCCGACAGAGGATCTGAAGGACGCGCTCGCCAACTGCCCGTCCGAGGTGACGGATATCTTCCGGACCGGGTCGCTGCTCGCGCATGCCGCCTCGCGCGTCGGTGCGGGCGACTGGGCCGATGTGATGCGGGCCAGGGTCGGCGATGTCTACATGCGGTGGAACGAGGCCGACAGGGTGCCCCTCTTCTCCGCTATTCCCGCCTGCCCCCGCCAGGATACGGAGTCAGCCGACGACTTTCTGAGCGGGCGCGTTCAGCGGCGCGCGCTCTCCGTCCCCGGCAGCGGGTCGGACTGCACGAATGACGGGGGCAGCGGCGCGCTGGCGCTCGCGCGCGCCCGCATGGAGACGATCGCCACGAAGATCCGGACACGGGTTGCGCTGACGGGGGACGAAAAGCAGTTCGTCGCCAATGTGGGTACCCTGCCCGTCTATCGGATGCTCGAATGGGGCGTACGCGAGGGCGTTTCGTCTTCGGTCATTGCGGATACGGATGAGCTGGTCGCGCTGACGCTGGCCTATCAGATGCTGGACGACCTCAACCGGTCGATCGACTTCGCGCTGAGCAATGCCGAGCGCGGGGCGACCACGGCGGGAGCCAGCGACGCTGCCAATGCGAATATCTGCCAGACCCGAATTCTGACGAAGGGCATCGAGCAACTTCGCATTCTGCGCGAGGAAGTGCTGCGTCAGCGCGCCCAGATGCGTCAATCGTATCTGGCAGCACTCGGCTCGGCCAACCTGTCGGCCAGCTATTCGGGGTTGCTCCGCCAGCGTGACCGGGACGCCCGCGACGCCGCGGGGGCTGCCGCGAACCGGGAACATTGA
- a CDS encoding autoinducer binding domain-containing protein → MIYLAKLERLLAAFRDAVTEHALYEALLAATSELGFSQFAMGHHVDLSRPAADAIRLTSYDADWIEHVVERGYFVDDPIHLASTRMPHGFMWSDVKDIVELTARHKQILAEALGFGLVSGFTIPVHIPGEYHGTCTFAASSDDRPSDTALWAAQLCGTFAFDAARRIMRLRGNSENMPVPGLTPRQMDALVLVGRGKNDGEIAELLGVSRSTAHEHVEGVRRAYGNAQRPHLIARALFDGQVSFTDLLRR, encoded by the coding sequence ATGATCTATTTGGCCAAGTTGGAGCGGCTCCTCGCGGCATTCCGAGATGCCGTCACCGAGCATGCGCTGTACGAAGCGCTTCTTGCCGCGACGTCGGAGCTGGGCTTCTCCCAGTTCGCGATGGGACATCATGTCGACCTGTCTCGACCCGCGGCCGACGCCATCCGTTTGACATCCTACGATGCGGACTGGATCGAGCATGTTGTCGAACGGGGATACTTTGTCGACGACCCGATTCATCTTGCGAGCACGAGAATGCCGCACGGCTTCATGTGGAGCGATGTGAAGGACATTGTCGAGCTGACCGCGCGGCATAAGCAGATACTGGCGGAGGCACTGGGTTTCGGGCTCGTCAGCGGCTTTACCATCCCGGTGCATATTCCCGGCGAATATCATGGCACATGCACATTTGCGGCATCCTCCGACGATCGTCCCAGCGACACCGCCTTATGGGCAGCGCAGCTTTGCGGCACCTTCGCGTTCGATGCAGCCCGGCGGATCATGCGATTGCGGGGGAATTCGGAAAACATGCCGGTTCCCGGGCTCACTCCCCGTCAAATGGATGCGCTCGTCCTGGTGGGGCGTGGAAAGAATGATGGCGAAATAGCTGAATTGCTGGGTGTTAGCCGATCTACCGCGCACGAGCATGTCGAGGGGGTGAGACGGGCGTACGGCAATGCACAGCGACCGCATCTCATCGCGCGCGCATTGTTCGACGGGCAGGTCAGCTTCACCGATCTGCTGCGGCGATGA
- a CDS encoding conjugal transfer protein TraG N-terminal domain-containing protein, protein MTSRLLRAVVPIFGFALARPASAIDASFYTYNGFSETVDAFRLVAMIFADPRYETLVVIIAVVGISLGALLASIRGQAMGLVAFGFQMLVGVGLFVGMITTTGTVHVYDKVRNAYQAVGDVPNLLVLVAGTTNLVERALVETIDDNLLDPTSKVEFGAGGHMFDLFFNAVAPRGPMTDTFLDATIKDYVRQCYPVARVSAAYGVDDDRLFRTATDLPAAFAAMSGPATFSTVYTAADKGGTTVSCADAWSHISERLSDPVLFDAYSSQVCRRSGFDVTQAVQLTRCRAQIGEIGQTMMGTPLSLQALMGNILLGNSVGDVLFEDSPASAARVMANRAVLSSGLATMSVANEWLPTIRAVVFGIMLFMVPVALLFILTPINLRVAGFALGLFVFVALWGVIDAGIYQLTLGRAMGALSEMRANAVAANAWLLAPSSAQKALAIFGSFRTAAAGLAGAFVFTVFRFSGNIFSAVTGGALGVSGQASEAAAPLATGEGYASALEAQGSAVGTFARRAAASSFGDFGERSSFARNRGFGAADGYLSERASAVPGVPAFGMGGIDAARELGGLAPALTNGDLSHPATRDAIRANATTSALHQFAEKDALRSLGTRYFGNGPSGERAFASFSQNLIQWRAFGDTRAYGMMMDGVARYFERAGYSEDDAQLKASGVIADASADPTFAKLIANAFDQNGMLANDLTAAQVQAGAMAGRRDHAGDAIASVERGNVATEQAHRTGGNAGQRDAAAMLGLSVGETSRRIAFINALSGEARSTAISQLGRATGRDEARVMRALETFNAATQIGTADGVTAEAARERTTIYGRTRETAGYDLADRAGKLDAQREIEHDGVRQAARIREQRQESNEAGFAHGARAAGTSVREAAHLDAFIGALRSTAGNQVDIAEGGATGIADRARNDRLSQVVGSERLTRAQGLLRNAGVTLSKRQIAMDQDGDFHLNLNPRSAAQMWRAGLINESQLGAIANGGTARFSFAHDDLLVSSSTGFERSARSDTSTRFEAGKQAGPDTIEHFLGGGADGQAEMANWLRGGFEMDRKGRWRLKPQVADTLQRDVQAIMVQTGWSRTLTRSADDTNSVGTDISATVSADARRGGFSKGASQGQFGARGGAGGSFSIVTSDRGATSESTSSALDIVNYDVRAVISNAERAAARSSNPTSIFTKELAEQIIGTRGLRNRYLNDADSGRGTADVTSPITSIEQRSVLASGRFSNDLANGPFDGDSEFKERR, encoded by the coding sequence ATGACGTCGCGCCTGCTCCGTGCTGTCGTTCCGATATTTGGCTTTGCCCTGGCGCGCCCGGCTTCCGCCATCGACGCGAGCTTTTATACCTACAATGGCTTTTCCGAGACGGTGGACGCGTTTCGGCTCGTCGCGATGATCTTTGCAGATCCGCGCTACGAGACATTGGTCGTCATCATCGCGGTCGTCGGCATCTCGCTGGGTGCCTTGCTCGCCAGCATCCGTGGCCAGGCCATGGGATTGGTCGCGTTCGGCTTCCAGATGCTCGTCGGCGTCGGACTGTTCGTCGGCATGATCACCACCACCGGCACCGTCCATGTCTACGACAAGGTCCGGAATGCCTATCAGGCCGTTGGCGACGTTCCGAACCTCCTCGTGCTTGTCGCGGGCACGACCAATCTGGTCGAGCGTGCGTTGGTCGAAACGATCGACGACAATTTGCTCGATCCGACGTCCAAGGTCGAGTTTGGCGCGGGCGGCCACATGTTCGACCTCTTCTTCAATGCGGTCGCGCCGCGCGGCCCCATGACCGACACGTTCCTGGATGCGACGATCAAGGACTATGTCCGGCAATGTTATCCGGTCGCACGCGTATCCGCGGCTTATGGCGTCGATGACGACCGCCTGTTTCGCACGGCGACCGACCTGCCGGCGGCATTCGCCGCGATGTCCGGCCCCGCCACTTTCTCGACGGTCTACACTGCAGCCGACAAAGGCGGCACGACCGTCAGTTGCGCGGACGCATGGTCGCACATCTCCGAGCGTCTGTCCGACCCGGTCTTGTTCGATGCATATAGCAGCCAGGTTTGCCGACGGTCCGGGTTCGACGTGACACAGGCCGTTCAACTGACGCGCTGCCGGGCGCAGATCGGCGAGATCGGCCAGACGATGATGGGCACGCCCCTGTCGCTACAAGCGCTCATGGGCAACATCCTGCTTGGCAACAGTGTCGGCGATGTCCTGTTCGAGGACAGTCCGGCATCCGCAGCGCGCGTCATGGCCAATCGGGCAGTCCTCTCCTCGGGTCTGGCAACGATGTCGGTCGCCAACGAATGGCTTCCGACCATTCGGGCAGTCGTCTTCGGGATCATGCTCTTCATGGTGCCAGTGGCGTTGCTGTTCATCCTGACGCCCATCAATCTGCGGGTCGCGGGCTTTGCGCTGGGCCTGTTCGTGTTCGTGGCGCTCTGGGGCGTGATCGACGCGGGCATCTATCAACTGACGCTTGGCCGGGCGATGGGCGCGCTGAGCGAGATGCGGGCGAACGCGGTTGCGGCCAATGCCTGGCTTCTGGCCCCCTCTTCTGCCCAGAAAGCGCTCGCCATTTTCGGTAGCTTCCGAACGGCTGCAGCCGGTCTCGCCGGTGCATTCGTGTTCACCGTCTTCCGCTTTTCCGGCAACATCTTTTCCGCAGTCACGGGCGGCGCACTCGGCGTCAGCGGCCAGGCAAGCGAGGCCGCAGCCCCTCTTGCCACCGGTGAGGGATATGCCTCGGCACTGGAGGCCCAAGGGTCCGCTGTCGGGACGTTCGCGCGCAGAGCCGCGGCCAGCAGTTTCGGCGATTTCGGTGAGCGCAGCAGCTTCGCGCGTAACCGGGGCTTTGGAGCTGCCGACGGCTATCTGTCCGAGCGCGCGAGCGCCGTTCCCGGCGTCCCTGCCTTTGGCATGGGCGGTATAGACGCTGCGCGCGAACTGGGCGGCCTGGCGCCGGCGCTGACCAATGGCGATCTCTCGCATCCCGCGACGCGCGATGCGATCCGGGCGAATGCGACGACGTCCGCCCTTCACCAATTTGCGGAGAAGGACGCATTGCGGTCGCTTGGCACCCGCTATTTCGGGAACGGCCCGTCCGGCGAGCGCGCCTTCGCGTCCTTCTCGCAGAACCTGATACAGTGGCGCGCCTTCGGCGACACTCGGGCTTACGGCATGATGATGGACGGGGTAGCGCGCTATTTCGAACGCGCCGGCTATAGCGAGGACGATGCCCAGCTGAAGGCCAGTGGTGTCATCGCGGATGCGTCTGCCGATCCCACATTTGCCAAGCTCATCGCCAACGCCTTCGACCAGAATGGCATGCTCGCAAACGACCTGACTGCGGCACAGGTTCAGGCGGGTGCGATGGCCGGGCGCCGGGATCATGCGGGCGATGCGATCGCTTCTGTCGAGCGCGGGAATGTCGCCACGGAACAGGCCCATCGAACCGGCGGCAATGCGGGTCAGCGCGATGCTGCCGCGATGCTGGGTCTATCTGTCGGCGAAACCAGCCGCCGGATCGCCTTCATCAACGCGCTTTCCGGAGAAGCCCGATCCACCGCCATCTCTCAGCTTGGCCGCGCGACGGGCCGCGATGAGGCGCGCGTCATGCGAGCGCTCGAAACGTTTAACGCCGCAACTCAGATCGGGACCGCCGACGGAGTTACGGCAGAAGCAGCGCGCGAACGGACGACCATCTACGGCCGCACGCGCGAGACCGCAGGCTATGATCTCGCGGACCGGGCCGGAAAGCTCGATGCACAGCGCGAAATCGAGCACGACGGCGTGCGTCAAGCGGCGCGGATCCGCGAGCAGCGACAGGAGTCGAACGAAGCCGGTTTTGCGCACGGTGCGCGCGCGGCGGGAACGTCGGTTCGCGAGGCCGCACACCTTGATGCGTTTATCGGCGCGCTGCGGTCCACCGCCGGAAACCAGGTGGACATCGCCGAGGGTGGTGCGACCGGGATCGCCGATCGTGCCCGGAATGATCGCCTGTCGCAGGTCGTGGGAAGCGAGCGGCTGACCCGGGCACAGGGCCTGTTGCGAAATGCGGGCGTCACATTGTCAAAGCGCCAGATCGCGATGGACCAGGACGGCGACTTCCATCTCAATTTGAACCCGCGGAGCGCTGCACAGATGTGGCGGGCGGGTCTGATCAACGAGAGCCAGCTTGGAGCGATTGCGAACGGCGGCACGGCCCGCTTCAGCTTCGCACATGACGACCTGCTCGTCTCGAGCAGCACCGGCTTCGAGCGGTCGGCGCGCAGCGACACGAGCACGAGGTTCGAGGCCGGCAAACAAGCTGGTCCGGACACGATCGAGCATTTTCTTGGTGGCGGGGCCGATGGACAGGCCGAGATGGCAAACTGGCTCAGGGGCGGTTTTGAAATGGACCGCAAGGGTCGTTGGCGCTTGAAACCGCAGGTCGCGGACACGCTTCAGCGTGATGTACAGGCGATCATGGTTCAGACGGGCTGGTCGAGGACACTCACTCGCAGCGCTGACGACACCAACTCAGTTGGAACGGATATTTCGGCGACTGTCTCGGCAGACGCTCGGCGCGGGGGTTTTTCCAAAGGGGCAAGCCAAGGCCAGTTCGGAGCTAGGGGCGGCGCTGGCGGCTCGTTTAGTATCGTTACGTCTGATCGTGGGGCGACCAGTGAAAGCACCTCCAGCGCTCTAGATATCGTCAATTACGACGTTCGTGCAGTTATCTCCAATGCCGAACGCGCTGCTGCCCGATCGAGCAATCCGACCTCCATTTTTACAAAAGAACTTGCAGAACAAATTATTGGTACTCGAGGACTGCGTAACCGCTACCTCAATGACGCGGATTCTGGACGTGGAACTGCCGACGTCACCAGCCCCATTACTTCGATTGAGCAAAGGTCAGTATTGGCTTCCGGCAGGTTTTCTAACGACCTCGCGAACGGCCCATTCGATGGCGACAGCGAATTTAAGGAGCGGCGCTAG
- a CDS encoding type II toxin-antitoxin system VapC family toxin: protein MKITVDTNILVRAIIADDAEQARLAQDALERATLIALPVTCLVEFCWVTQRVYKLGRSETAAAIRSLIAADKVAADRGAVEAGLALFEAGGDFADGVIAHSGKWLGGETFMSFDRQAVRLLALQGESTIIPS from the coding sequence GTGAAGATCACCGTCGACACCAACATCCTCGTTCGCGCGATCATCGCAGATGACGCGGAGCAGGCGCGACTGGCGCAGGATGCCCTGGAACGTGCGACGCTGATCGCCCTGCCGGTCACGTGCCTGGTGGAGTTCTGCTGGGTCACGCAGCGCGTCTATAAGCTCGGCAGATCCGAGACCGCCGCCGCGATCCGCTCTCTGATCGCGGCGGACAAAGTCGCCGCCGACAGAGGCGCGGTCGAGGCCGGGCTCGCGCTGTTCGAGGCAGGCGGCGACTTTGCCGACGGTGTCATCGCTCATTCCGGGAAATGGCTCGGCGGCGAGACCTTCATGAGCTTTGACCGGCAAGCGGTCCGATTGCTGGCCCTGCAGGGGGAAAGCACTATCATCCCGAGCTGA
- a CDS encoding CHAD domain-containing protein → MPIEIELKLEVTSEAATAIGASDLLRDEPSLRSQRALYFDTPARDLAKAGMSLRIRQENDTRIQTVKASGGTTAGLFARSEWEQEVDTDVPILDDTTPIRSVLGREADDIAPIFQVAIERRSWTVEEGGSVVELVIDRGRVEAGDRTARIVEIELELKSGTPAALFAVAHRLDAIAPVRLGVLTKSERGYRLSDAPRAAIKAGHLTLRHDMTSAEAFQTIVHACIRHFRLNEALLVQSREADALHQSRVALRRLRSGFSIFKPILADPEGRRLQEELRWLAGELGSARNLDVLLERTEPGELRDRIAGARERSYDHVQATLAHRRARAVMLDLAEWTADGAWLDVADTASDRTRPVQDFASRALDRFRKKVKKDGRDLSYADDHARHEVRKDSKKLRYAAEFFRSLFDRKNERRRYKAFIAALENLQEQLGALNDLATAPEVLNGLGLTDHIDVVSAAARQKSAMIEAAAEAYENLVDTKRFW, encoded by the coding sequence ATGCCGATTGAAATTGAATTGAAGCTGGAGGTGACCTCCGAGGCCGCCACGGCGATTGGAGCATCGGATCTTCTTCGGGACGAACCTTCCTTGCGTTCGCAGCGCGCGCTCTATTTCGACACGCCGGCTCGCGACCTGGCGAAAGCCGGTATGTCGCTCCGGATCCGCCAGGAAAATGACACACGCATCCAGACCGTCAAGGCGAGCGGCGGCACGACGGCCGGGCTGTTCGCTCGTTCCGAATGGGAGCAGGAAGTCGACACCGATGTTCCCATCCTGGATGACACGACCCCGATACGGTCCGTGCTCGGCCGCGAAGCCGACGATATCGCTCCGATCTTTCAGGTAGCGATCGAGCGCCGGTCCTGGACCGTGGAAGAAGGGGGCTCCGTCGTCGAGCTTGTGATCGATCGCGGCCGGGTGGAAGCGGGCGATCGTACCGCCCGCATCGTCGAGATCGAACTTGAGCTCAAATCGGGCACGCCGGCAGCGCTCTTCGCGGTGGCGCACCGCTTGGATGCGATCGCACCGGTTCGTCTGGGCGTGTTGACCAAATCGGAACGCGGCTATCGATTGTCGGACGCCCCACGTGCCGCCATCAAGGCCGGGCATCTGACGCTCAGACACGACATGACGTCGGCCGAGGCCTTCCAGACCATCGTCCACGCTTGCATCCGGCATTTCCGATTGAATGAGGCGCTGCTGGTCCAGTCGCGCGAGGCGGATGCATTGCATCAGTCGCGGGTCGCGCTTCGCAGGCTGCGATCGGGCTTTTCGATCTTCAAGCCGATCCTGGCAGACCCAGAGGGCCGCCGGCTCCAGGAAGAGCTTCGATGGCTCGCCGGGGAACTAGGGAGTGCGCGCAATCTCGACGTCTTGCTCGAGCGCACCGAGCCAGGCGAACTGCGCGACCGGATCGCCGGCGCGCGCGAGCGTAGCTACGATCATGTGCAGGCTACGCTGGCCCACCGCCGCGCGCGCGCTGTGATGCTGGACCTGGCGGAGTGGACCGCCGACGGTGCGTGGCTGGACGTGGCCGACACCGCTTCCGATCGCACACGGCCCGTCCAGGATTTCGCATCGCGCGCGCTCGATCGTTTCCGCAAGAAGGTGAAGAAAGACGGACGTGACCTGAGCTACGCCGACGACCATGCACGGCATGAGGTGAGAAAGGACTCGAAGAAGCTACGCTATGCTGCTGAGTTTTTTCGATCTCTTTTCGATCGGAAAAACGAACGACGGCGCTACAAGGCTTTCATCGCTGCGCTTGAGAATCTTCAAGAACAGCTCGGCGCGCTCAACGACCTGGCAACAGCGCCAGAGGTGTTGAACGGCCTCGGCCTGACTGACCACATCGACGTCGTGTCCGCGGCCGCGCGACAAAAATCGGCCATGATCGAGGCGGCCGCGGAGGCCTATGAAAATCTGGTCGATACCAAGCGCTTCTGGTGA
- a CDS encoding AbrB/MazE/SpoVT family DNA-binding domain-containing protein, producing the protein MTTLTVTAKGQITLRKDLLRHLGVHPGSKIAIEKLPDGRIEVRAEEPRGAISAVFGALKREGQAPISIEDMNEAISRGWAGEL; encoded by the coding sequence ATGACGACCCTGACGGTGACCGCGAAAGGCCAGATCACGCTCCGAAAGGATTTGCTGCGCCATCTCGGCGTCCATCCGGGATCGAAGATCGCGATTGAGAAGCTGCCCGACGGGCGGATCGAAGTACGCGCAGAAGAGCCGCGCGGTGCCATCTCGGCTGTCTTCGGCGCCCTGAAGCGGGAGGGCCAGGCGCCTATCTCGATCGAAGACATGAATGAGGCGATCTCCAGGGGGTGGGCGGGCGAGTTGTGA